ATATGTTTTTCACGATCGTCCTCCAAGAGTTGTACACCGTAATCTTCGCCGAACTTACTGAACATTTGAATGTATAGTAATATCATTTCTTTTGAAAGATTGGGATTAATTTCATTTTTACGTTGTGCATTTTCTAATATCTCTAAAAACCAAGGCAGGACTGTTTCATTTTGGTAACGATATATAAATTCGCGAAGCTCTGGATCTTTTTGGATTACTTGCAACAGCATATCAGGGTGAAATAAACTACCACTCTCCATTTTACGTCGCATCATCTTATGAAACATCTCTTGAAATGTCATATTTTCAGCTGCTATCTCTTGATAGAATTGAAACTCAGTCGTCGCAAATTCGTGAATAAGCTCCCGGAAAAGCGCATCTTTACTACCAAAATGATTATAAATGGTAACTTGAGATACTTTTGCTTTTTTTGCGATGTCCTCTATTTTTACTTCATTAAATCCACGCTCTGAAAATAATGATAACGCAGCGTCTTTAATGGCGCGTTTTTTCTTTTCTTTTACTTTTTCAAAACCGTTCAATACAATCACCTCATTTAAAATATACAAGAAAATAGAGATGAAAACAATATTTTTGAAATATGAACATAAAAATATTTCAAAAAGTTGTTGCCAATTTAAATAGAGAGGAGTACAATAATTTTGAAATATAAAACACGAAATATTTCAAAAAATGAGGTGGAATAATGATTTCAGTCCAAAATGTCACAAAAAAATTTTCAAATGGAAAAGGATTATTTGATATTACTTTTCAAGTAAAAGAAGGTGAAGTTTTCGGTTACCTAGGGCCAAATGGTGCAGGGAAATCAACAACGATTCGTAATTTAATGGGATTTATAAAGCCAACTGCTGGTCATGCAGAAATTTTCGGTCTAGACTGCTGGAACGAAGCTGCAAAAATTCAAAGGGAAGTTGGTTATTTACCAGGGGAAATTTCCTTTATAGAAGGAATGAATGGATTAGAATTTTTAAAACTTATGCAAGGTATGCGCGGATTGAAAGATGTAAAGAGACGTGATGAGCTTATTGAAAGATTACAATTTGATGTGAAAACACCAATTCGGAAAATGTCTAAAGGGATGAAACAAAAAGTAGGAATTGTAGCTGCATTTATGCATGATCCAGAAGTGTTAATTTTGGATGAACCAACGTCAGGATTAGATCCACTCATGCAGCAAACTTTTATTGATTTAATACTAGAGGAAAAACAAAAAGGAAAGACAATCCTTATGTCATCCCATATTTTCACAGAAATTGAGCGGACATGTGACCGGGTAGCTATTATTAAGGATGGTCGCCTTGTAACGGTGGAAAATATTCATGATTTACAAGGCATGAGAAGACAGGTAATGGATGTAACGGTTTCATCTCAAGTGGAAATGCGTTCTTTACAAAAGGAAAATTTACACTTTGAAGCGGTGAAGGGGAATACAGCGTCCATTATTGTACAGGGGAATTATCAGGAAGTATTACAAACGCTTGCTAGGTATAATGTGAAAGCACTTCAAACGAGGGCGATGGATTTAGAACATTTATTTATGCATTATTATGATGCGAAGGAGGGTGTGAAACATGAATAAACAGCTGTTTTTAGCTAGCTTTAAAGAAAATCAAAAAAGCATATGGAGTTATTCAATTGGTGCGGCTCTTTATTTGTGGTTATTAATTTGGATATTTCCATCGCTCGTATCTGCGAAAGGATTAAATGAAATGATAGATGCTATGCCAGATAGTGTGAAAAAGATTGTTGGCATGGAAAATTCGATTCAAAATGTAAGTGATTTTTTAGCAGGTGAATACTATGGCATGTTGTTTCTAATTATATTGACAATTTTTAGTGTAACGGTTGCTACACATGTAATGGCTTGTTATGTAGATAAAGGGGCGATGGCTTATTTGTTGGCAACACCGGTATCTAGAGTGAAAATTGCAATAACACAAGGGGTAGTTCTTATTCTAGGATTGCTGATTATTATACTTGCGACGTATGGAGCTGGTGTATTAGGAGCAGAGTGGCTCTTGAAAGATAACAATTTAAATCAAGAAGTATTCTTCAAAATGAATTTAGTTGGGGGGCTGTTGTTTTTCGTAGTCAGTGCCTATTCATTTTTATTCTCTTGTATATGTAACGATGAAAGAAAAGCTCTTAGTCTTTCTGCCAGTGTTACAATTTTGTTTTATTTACTAGATATGGTAGGGAAATTAAGTGATAAGCTAGAATGGATGAGAAATATATCATTATTTACGTTGTTCCGTCCAAAAGAAATTGTGGCAGGGACATATAACATATGGCCGGTAAGTATGGGATTAATTTTTGGTGCGATTTGTATCTTTGTAGTAGCGATTGTATTGTTCAAAAAGAGAGATTTACCGCTATAGATAAATAGAGTTGAAAAGATAGTTAGTTCCTTTATAAACTAACTATCTTTTTTTATTTCTGGAAAATTATAAAAAAAGTGAACCTTTTTCCCCACTAAACCATCTAATAAGTGTAAAGTTTTATTGGAAGATATAAAGTGAAACTTTAATTAGTAGGGGATTTCTTCATCCCCAATTGATTATTAGCCCGCCCCACCTAACTTCTTTGCTTTCGCTGGATTTTGAGGTGGTGGGTCTTACTGCCCCGCAAATAGCGGGATAAAACGGGAGGATAGACAGTGAAAGTAATACCTGTATATAAAATAATGGTAAAAGAAGAGGGTAATGTTTCTTTAGCTAAAAACGGTGATCATGAAGCATTTGTCTCTTTAATACATACACATAAAGTTCAGCTCTATCGTATAGCCAAAGCAATGCTATATGATGAGAATGACGTAGAAGATGCGATACAAACAACAATTCTAAAGGCTTATGAAAATATAAAAAAGCTTAAAAATGAAGAGTTTTTCCAAACATGGTGCATTCGAATCCTGATGAATCAGTGTAATGAAATGATACGATCACGAAAAAAGGTAATTGCGATAGAAGGAAATAATGATTATATGATAGCATTTGATTCTTATGAAGATATAGATCTTCATAATGCAATTCAGTCTTTAAATGAAGAATTAAAAGCTGTAACAGTACTCTACTATTATGAAGATATGAATCAAGAAAATATTGCGGCATTATTAGAAATACCAAAAGGAACTGTTAAATCAAGGTTGTCACGGGCAAGAGAACAATTGCAGAAGCAATTACGAATGGAATAGGAGGTGTATATGTTGGATAAGGATGAATTATTTGATGAAAAACTGAAAAAGCGAATAGACCGAGAGAAAACAATGTTACCGGAGCATTTGAATCGGAAAATTAATGATACATTACATAATCTCCCGGTTAAGAAGAAGTCTTATAGAGTTCAAGCTATGGCTGTTAGTGTGGCAATAATGGCATTGTCAATCGTTTCTATGTTTGAATTTTCTGTGCAAAGTTTTGCGCAAAAAGGTGGAGTATTTGAATATGTAACGAAAAAGGCATTTTCAGATTATGAAAATGAGGAAGAAACAAAATCTAATGTAAATTATCCTGAAAAAGAAAAAATTCACAAAAAAATGCTGGATTCAATCGATCATTTTAAAAATGTTAAGGGGCAATTTGAAGAGTACTCTAGTTCATCTCGCCTAATTACTACTTATAAGTACGCAATTGATACAAGGAATCAGAGAGGGATTTCTTCTAAAGAGGATCGTCAGTCAAAAAAAATGACAGTTTTATATAACCAAGGGAAAAAACAAGAATTTAATGATAAAGATTATACATATAAAGAAGTGAGATGGAAGTCAGAACCTAAAAATATAGAGTTACTAAAACTAACACCTACTGAAAGAGCATTTAATAAAGTGGGGGAGAAAAAGCGGTATGATGATGAATATGTCGGACTAGCAAAATATAGTATTCAATCGGAGTTTGCAAATTTGTTAATTCGATATAAAGATTGGAATTTTAAAGAAACAAAGTATCTTGGATTAGACTGTTATAAAATAGAGGGCGTTATAAACATAGAGATGCCTTTAAGTACATCTGAAGACTTAAGAGGAAAATTCGAAATGATTGTAGAAAAAAATACGGGGATTATGTTGAATTTTCTTAGTTTTCATAATGGAATGATCCAGTATTCTATTACTACGGAAAAGATACAAATAAACAAAGGGATTGATGAGAACGTATTTCAAAAAGATGTTTCTTCATACGAAAAATTGAAAAATGTATTGAATAAATAATGATCTTGTTATTTTGATAGTTTTTAATTCGTATAGAATAATAAATATCGGGGGAGCTAATATGGAGAAGAATTTATCTTCACGTGAAAAAAAGAATAAGAAAAAATATAAAAAAGGAAAAGTGATAGGGATATTTGTAGGGGTGTTGTTAGCTGTTGGAATAGGATATGGTGCGTATCTGTATAATAAAACTTCAAATGCGGTACAAAAAGCTTCTCTCAGTCTAGCACGTGGTGAGAAATCTGATTTGCGTGAGGAAGTTGTAAAGCCAATAACAAATAATGTTTCTCTTTTAATTATGGGCATTGATGAAAATCAAGAGCGTCAAAAAGAATATAATGGTGCATTTCATACAGATGCATTATTACTAGCTACTTTTAATAAGGATGATAAGACAGTCAAGTTAATAAGCATACCACGTGATACGTATACATATGTTCCAATCGAAAAGAAAAAGGATAAAATAACACATGCATATGGTAGGGGCTTTGTAAAGAACGGAAAGGATGGAGGACCGCAAGCGTCTGTTGAAGCGGTAGAAAAATTATTACATGTACCAGTTGATTATTTTGTGAAATTCAATTTTAATTCATTTATAAAAATTGTTGATGATTTGGGTGGTATTGAAATAGATGTTCCAATTGAGTTTTCTGAACAAAATAGTAAAGATGAACCGGAGGCTATTCATTTAAAAAAAGGAATGCAAACATTAACTGGTGAACAAGCACTTGCTCTTGCAAGAACACGTCATATCGATAGTGATGCTATGAGAGGACAGCGTCAGCAGCTTGTCATTGAAGCGATCTTAACAAAATTAAAAAGTGCGGGATCTGTTACGAAAATAGGAAAGATGATTGATGCTGTAGATGGTGAGTTTAAGACAAACTTAGCTTTGGCTGATATGCTGTCGTTTTATAAATACGGATTAAATGCTTCAATTGAGAAAATTCAATTAGCTGGAGATGATTTGTATTTACCGAATGGGCCGAAAGGTGAACGAGTCTATTATTATAATCCAGATACAAAGAGTTTGAGAGAACTTAGTAATATACTTCGAATACATCTTGGATTAAGTGAACAGCAAATTAAAAAAGAAGATGGGGAGAGTTAAAGTATATGAAAAACATAATATAAAATATTTTTTAGTAAAGCAGATCATTATAAATATCTGCTTTTTTGTTTGAATGATACAGTGAAGGTTTTTACCTCGATCTTTCGCTTGGTCAACAATTAACAACAATAGCTATTTTGTTA
This sequence is a window from Bacillus pseudomycoides DSM 12442. Protein-coding genes within it:
- a CDS encoding TetR/AcrR family transcriptional regulator; the protein is MYILNEVIVLNGFEKVKEKKKRAIKDAALSLFSERGFNEVKIEDIAKKAKVSQVTIYNHFGSKDALFRELIHEFATTEFQFYQEIAAENMTFQEMFHKMMRRKMESGSLFHPDMLLQVIQKDPELREFIYRYQNETVLPWFLEILENAQRKNEINPNLSKEMILLYIQMFSKFGEDYGVQLLEDDREKHIKDIITMFFYGLSNPENVTREN
- a CDS encoding ABC transporter ATP-binding protein — translated: MISVQNVTKKFSNGKGLFDITFQVKEGEVFGYLGPNGAGKSTTIRNLMGFIKPTAGHAEIFGLDCWNEAAKIQREVGYLPGEISFIEGMNGLEFLKLMQGMRGLKDVKRRDELIERLQFDVKTPIRKMSKGMKQKVGIVAAFMHDPEVLILDEPTSGLDPLMQQTFIDLILEEKQKGKTILMSSHIFTEIERTCDRVAIIKDGRLVTVENIHDLQGMRRQVMDVTVSSQVEMRSLQKENLHFEAVKGNTASIIVQGNYQEVLQTLARYNVKALQTRAMDLEHLFMHYYDAKEGVKHE
- a CDS encoding ABC transporter permease subunit; this translates as MNKQLFLASFKENQKSIWSYSIGAALYLWLLIWIFPSLVSAKGLNEMIDAMPDSVKKIVGMENSIQNVSDFLAGEYYGMLFLIILTIFSVTVATHVMACYVDKGAMAYLLATPVSRVKIAITQGVVLILGLLIIILATYGAGVLGAEWLLKDNNLNQEVFFKMNLVGGLLFFVVSAYSFLFSCICNDERKALSLSASVTILFYLLDMVGKLSDKLEWMRNISLFTLFRPKEIVAGTYNIWPVSMGLIFGAICIFVVAIVLFKKRDLPL
- a CDS encoding RNA polymerase sigma factor, with the protein product MKVIPVYKIMVKEEGNVSLAKNGDHEAFVSLIHTHKVQLYRIAKAMLYDENDVEDAIQTTILKAYENIKKLKNEEFFQTWCIRILMNQCNEMIRSRKKVIAIEGNNDYMIAFDSYEDIDLHNAIQSLNEELKAVTVLYYYEDMNQENIAALLEIPKGTVKSRLSRAREQLQKQLRME
- a CDS encoding LCP family protein yields the protein MEKNLSSREKKNKKKYKKGKVIGIFVGVLLAVGIGYGAYLYNKTSNAVQKASLSLARGEKSDLREEVVKPITNNVSLLIMGIDENQERQKEYNGAFHTDALLLATFNKDDKTVKLISIPRDTYTYVPIEKKKDKITHAYGRGFVKNGKDGGPQASVEAVEKLLHVPVDYFVKFNFNSFIKIVDDLGGIEIDVPIEFSEQNSKDEPEAIHLKKGMQTLTGEQALALARTRHIDSDAMRGQRQQLVIEAILTKLKSAGSVTKIGKMIDAVDGEFKTNLALADMLSFYKYGLNASIEKIQLAGDDLYLPNGPKGERVYYYNPDTKSLRELSNILRIHLGLSEQQIKKEDGES